Genomic window (Candidatus Vicinibacter proximus):
CTCTAATGGCAAGGCCTTTTGCATATCAGGAGCTAACATGCTAAAGATAGATTCGAATTGATCATTGTTGTAATTTTGTACAAATGCTTTGAGTACACTCTTGTAATGATCTGGTTCAACTTGCGCAGGGGTAAATGACATCATGAACGTAATTGTAATAAGGACATATAGGACTAACTTCATTGCAATATGATTTATTTATTGTTTTGATTTCCCGACAAACTTAATTCATTTTCCCTTGCTGGCGCAAGTTTTCAACTTGTGCCATGTCGATTACCCTTTGCTGGCGCAAGTTTCCAACTTATGCCATAACGTTTTCCCCTTTGCTGGCGCAAGTTTCCAACTTATGCCATACCAGAAAATTCAAGATCTACTTCTATTTAACCATTTCTCCACCTCTGGAGCAACGTATTCATTCATTTCTTTTAATAAAGCATCAAGATCTTCGTTGATCAATAACATTTTTTGATTCGATTCCTTCAAAAATCCACTGGAGACCATATGTTGGACTAAGTTAATCAAGGTATTGTAATATCCATGGATATTATACAATGCAACAGGTTTTTTATGAAGTCCAAGCTGTCCCCATGTCAGCATTTCGAATAATTCATCCAAGGTGCCATAGCCTCCCGGCAATGCAATTACCCCATCGCAGAGTTCATTCATTTTGTATTTTCTTTCATGCATACTTTTGACAAGAATAAGTTCGCTAAGTCCTTCATGTGCAAGTTCTTTATCAACCAGAAATTCCGGAATTACACCAACAACCTTTCCACCTTCGCTCAATGCTCCGTTGGCAACTGCACCCATGAGTCCGGCATTGGAACCGCCATAGATCATATCAATTTCCAGATGAGCCAATTTCTTGCCTAAATTAAATGCTTGTTCGTAATAATAATCTTTACTTACGCTACTTGATCCACAAAAAACGGCAATGCTTTTCATTTTCATAATTGAATGAATTTGTAAGAATGGTGGTGGATCCCAAATTTTTTAAAATTCTTCAAAGATTTATCCATTGTCGGTATTAAATTGTATGATCTATTGTCTGAGTTTGGGTGAGTTTTCAAAGTCTTACCCCAACGCTACATCCAGCCACATCATGATTGCAAATCCAATCATCGCACCAATGGTTGAAAGGTCTGTTTCGTTTCCTGTTTGTGACTCCGGGATTAATTCTTCTACCACCACAAAAATCATCGCACCGGCTGCAAATGACAAGGCGTATGGAAGCAGCGGAGTAACTGAAATTACCAGATAGGCACCAATAACTCCTGCGATGGGTTCTACTACACCGGACAGCTGGCCATAAAAAAATGATTTTCTTCTGGAGAAGCCCTCCCTCCTCAACGGAATGGATACCGCAGCGCCTTCAGGAAAATTCTGCAACCCAATTCCAATTGCCAACGCTACTGCTCCTGCGAGTACTTCTGCGTCGGGATGAATGGCGAGTGAGCCGAAAGCGACTCCTACAGCAAGTCCTTCGGGAATATTATGGAGCGTGATGGCAAGTATCAACAGCACGCTTCTTTGCCACGATGTTTTAATACCTTCTGCGGCTTCGATCGAATGTCTGTTGTGTAAGTGGGGAGAATGCGATCAATGATCCATATAAATGCTCCCC
Coding sequences:
- a CDS encoding TIGR00730 family Rossman fold protein, producing MKSIAVFCGSSSVSKDYYYEQAFNLGKKLAHLEIDMIYGGSNAGLMGAVANGALSEGGKVVGVIPEFLVDKELAHEGLSELILVKSMHERKYKMNELCDGVIALPGGYGTLDELFEMLTWGQLGLHKKPVALYNIHGYYNTLINLVQHMVSSGFLKESNQKMLLINEDLDALLKEMNEYVAPEVEKWLNRSRS